The following proteins come from a genomic window of Bos mutus isolate GX-2022 chromosome 23, NWIPB_WYAK_1.1, whole genome shotgun sequence:
- the LY6G6F gene encoding lymphocyte antigen 6 complex locus protein G6f translates to MAPARAAALPAAGPPVSPALPGPLRCCVPLTSAHPRIRWRRGGESLILFSPSRFLSLVSHCPLPTDSIQAIYVVLGEALELPCPSPPALNGDEFLSWFHSPAAGSSTALVAHVQVARPSRDPGKPRRESRLTLLGNYSLWLEGSKAGDAGRYWCAVLGQRYRYQNWRVYDVSVLRGEWGACRPGAAGSQGSPDKELSSPSLPPGSQFSARAADGSSCSVLLCSVVPARSLDSVTWQEGKGPVKGDVQSFWGDGATLLLVCPGEGLPEPRARKPGIIRCLVPQNKGISFSLAASTDASPALCAPSADWDVAWILTLLLTVGQGFTIVVLGIMLWRQRAQGAQHRNASFPQFKPEIQVYENIHLAHLR, encoded by the exons ATGGCCCCGGCCCGGGCCGCTGCTCTTCCAGCAGCAGGTCCCCCTGTCAGCCCCGCCCTCCCAGGGCCGCTAAGGTGTTGCGTGCCCTTGACGTCAGCAC ATCCCCGCATTCGCTGGAGGAGAGGTGGGGAAAGCCTTATCCTCTTCTCTCCGTCTCGCTTTTT GTCTCTGGTCTcacactgccccctccccacagacAGCATCCAGGCCATCTATGTGGTCTTGGGGGAGGCACTAGAGCTGCCATGTCCTTCACCACCTGCCCTGAATGGGGACGAATTCCTGTCCTGGTTCCACAGCCCGGCAGCAGGCTCCTCCACTGCTTTAGTGGCCCACGTCCAAGTGGCCAGGCCCTCCCGagaccctgggaagcccagaagagaaTCCAGGCTCACACTGCTGGGAAACTACTCTTTGTGGCTGGAAGGgtccaaggcaggagacgccgGGCGGTACTGGTGTGCCGTGCTGGGTCAGCGCTACAGGTACCAGAACTGGAGGGTGTATGACGTCTCCGTGCTCAGAGGTGAGTGGGGGGCCTGCAGACCAGGGGCTGCTGggagccagggaagtccagacaaAGAACTGAGcagtccctctctccctccaggaTCCCAGTTCTCTGCGAGGGCTGCAGATGGATCTTCCTGCTCTGTCCTCCTGTGTTCTGTGGTCCCTGCCCGGAGCCTGGACTCTGTGAcctggcaggaggggaagggtcCTGTGAAGGGGGATGTGCAGTCCTTCTGGGGTGATGGGGCTACCCTGCTCTTGGTGTGTCCTGGGGAGGGGCTTCCTGAGCCCAGGGCACGTAAACCAGGAATCATCCGCTGCCTTGTGCCTCAGAACAAAGGGATCAGCTTTAGCCTGGCAG CCTCCACAGATGCCTCCCCTGCCCTCTGTGCCCCTTCCGCAGACTGGGATGTGGCCTGGATCCTGACACTGTTGCTCACAGTGGGTCAGGGGTTCACCATTGTGGTCCTTGGCATCATGCTCTGGAGGCAGAGGGCCCAGGGGGCTCAACACAGAA ATGCTTCGTTTCCTCAGTTCAAACCCGAGATCCAGGTCTATGAGAACATCCATTTGGCCCATCTCAGGTGA
- the LOC102282662 gene encoding lymphocyte antigen 6G6e-like, which produces MGTSSIFLCILFLGGPLGLAASLAQRQLRCYTCNFVKPCYPVPTKCQEDEVCGISIGTSEKSEVIERKGCLPRAECSLQGHTTYWSRSYTLQHHCCEQDLCNLATTPRQLPSLLLITLLVLLASFTWGGHQPPVQDSSTVTAALATPTQRSLEICPRT; this is translated from the exons ATGGGTACCTCCAGCATCTTCCTCTGCATCCTGTTCCTTGGTGGGCCACTGG GTCTTGCCGCCTCCCTGGCCCAGAGACAGCTCCGCTGTTACACCTGCAACTTTGTCAAGCCCTGCTACCCTGTTCCCACCAAGTGTCAGGAGGATGAAGTTTGTGGCATCAGTATTGGTACATCAG AAAAGAGTGAGGTCATCGAGCGGAAGGGCTGCCTCCCAAGGGCCGAGTGCTCCCTGCAGGGCCACACCACCTACTGGTCCCGCTCCTACACTCTTCAACACCACTGCTGCGAGCAGGACCTGTGCAACTTGGCTACCACGCCGCGCCagctccccagcctcctcctcatCACCCTGCTTGTCCTCCTGGCCAGCTTCACCTGGGGAGGCCACCAGCCTCCAGTTCAAGACTCCTCCACTGTCACTGCGGCCCTGGCAACACCTACACAGAGATCTTTGGAGATCTGCCCAAGAACCTGA
- the LY6G6D gene encoding lymphocyte antigen 6 complex locus protein G6d yields the protein MNPLFAGILLGTLLGAALGNRMRCYDCGGGPSGLCKETVTTCGEDERCGFLERKPQPDLAQTKLPGNPSVTLIHHHPACVAAHHCNRVETEVVGDVTYTTHRDCCVGDLCNGAVASTAAPMSIVAAAVTMLAWLLPGLWRG from the exons ATGAACCCCCTCTTTGCTGGGATCCTGCTCGGCACCTTGCTGGGGGCTGCCTTGG GAAACCGCATGCGGTGCTATGACTGCGGTGGAGGCCCCAGCGGCCTCTGCAAAGAGACGGTGACCACTTGCGGAGAGGACGAGCGCTGCGGCTTCCTGGAGCGCAAACCCCAACCAGACCTGGCACAGACCAAACTGCCTGGAAACC cctcagtgacCTTGATTCATCACCATCCAGCCTGCGTGGCAGCCCATCATTGCAATCGAGTGGAGACAGAAGTGGTGGGAGACGTAACTTATACGACCCACAGGGACTGCTGCGTTGGCGACCTGTGCAACGGTGCTGTGGCGAGCACTGCAGCCCCCATGAGCATTGTGGCTGCAGCAGTCACCATGCTGGCCTGGCTCTTGCCAGGACTCTGGAGAGGGTAA
- the LY6G6C gene encoding lymphocyte antigen 6 complex locus protein G6c, producing the protein MRALLLLSLSALLCWVSADIRCHSCYKLPVLGCVDRKSCRLEPGQQCLTTHAYIGKMWVFSRLDCGTPGEPCKPAVNQTNQKGGLTYNTTCCSQDNCNSPAPRPTPALTLVFLTSLAGLGLWLLH; encoded by the exons ATGAGAgcccttctcctgctctccttGTCTGCTCTGCTCTGCTGGGTCTCAG CTGATATTCGATGTCACTCCTGCTACAAGCTCCCAGTGCTGGGCTGTGTGGACCGGAAGTCCTGCCGCCTGGAACCAGGACAGCAATGCCTGACAACCCACGCATACATCG GGAAGATGTGGGTTTTCTCCCGACttgactgtggcacaccaggagAGCCCTGTAAGCCGGCAGTCAACCAAACCAACCAGAAGGGGGGCCTGACCTATAACACCACCTGCTGCAGCCAGGACAACTGCAATAGCCCAGCCCCGCGGCCCACGCCGGCCCTGACCCTTGTCTTCCTCACCTCCTTGGCTGGCCTTGGCCTCTGGCTATTGCACTGA
- the MPIG6B gene encoding megakaryocyte and platelet inhibitory receptor G6b isoform X2: MTLVLQLLPLLLLSRALGDPGASLNGHPGDRVNLSCIGVSQPTRWVWAPRFPACKGLSKGRRPILWASPSGTPTVPPAQPFAGRINALDLGIRRLELLLSAGDSGTFICKGRQEEESRTELHVLGDRAYCKALGSSYSQILIPLLGAGLVLGLGVLGWACWRRRRSPPHPPEPTPRFALSPPHSSTRESRAPEARRGGRAQDARGPGSGAEPALRRPGSYGPQKFQPTVPSGPC, translated from the exons ATGACCCTGGTTCTgcagctgctgccgctgctgctgctgtcgagGGCCCTGGGGGATCCAGGGG CTTCACTGAACGGCCACCCCGGGGACCGGGTGAATCTCTCCTGCATAGGGGTCTCGCAACCCACCCGTTGGGTCTGGGCACCTAGATTCCCGGCCTGCAAAGGCCTGTCCAAAGGACGCCGCCCGATCCTGTGGGCCTCACCGAGCGGGACCCCCACCGTGCCTCCCGCCCAGCCCTTTGCTGGCCGCATAAATGCCCTGGACCTTGGTATCCGGCGACTGGAGCTGCTCTTGAGTGCGGGGGATTCTGGCACCTTTATCTGCAAGGGTCGCCAAGAGGAGGAGAGCCGTACGGAGCTTCATGTGCTGGGAGACCGGGCCTACTGCAAAGCTCTGG GGTCGTCGTATTCCCAGATTCTGATCCCGCTGCTGGGCGCTGGGCTGGTACTGGGCCTTGGAGTATTGGGCTGGGCCTGCTGGCGGCGCAG GCGCTCGCCCCCTCATCCGCCTGAACCAACCCCCAGATTTG CTCTGTCCCCCCCACATAGTTCCACTCGTGAAAGCAGAGCCCCAGAGgccagaagaggaggaagagcccAAGATGCCAGGGGACCTGGATCAGGAGCCG AGCCTGCTCTACGCAGACCTGGATCATATGGCCCTCAGAAGTTCCAGCCGACTGTCCCCAGTGGTCCCTGCTGA
- the MPIG6B gene encoding megakaryocyte and platelet inhibitory receptor G6b isoform X1, translated as MTLVLQLLPLLLLSRALGDPGASLNGHPGDRVNLSCIGVSQPTRWVWAPRFPACKGLSKGRRPILWASPSGTPTVPPAQPFAGRINALDLGIRRLELLLSAGDSGTFICKGRQEEESRTELHVLGDRAYCKALGSSYSQILIPLLGAGLVLGLGVLGWACWRRRRSPPHPPEPTPRFVPLVKAEPQRPEEEEEPKMPGDLDQEPSLLYADLDHMALRSSSRLSPVVPADASTIYAVVV; from the exons ATGACCCTGGTTCTgcagctgctgccgctgctgctgctgtcgagGGCCCTGGGGGATCCAGGGG CTTCACTGAACGGCCACCCCGGGGACCGGGTGAATCTCTCCTGCATAGGGGTCTCGCAACCCACCCGTTGGGTCTGGGCACCTAGATTCCCGGCCTGCAAAGGCCTGTCCAAAGGACGCCGCCCGATCCTGTGGGCCTCACCGAGCGGGACCCCCACCGTGCCTCCCGCCCAGCCCTTTGCTGGCCGCATAAATGCCCTGGACCTTGGTATCCGGCGACTGGAGCTGCTCTTGAGTGCGGGGGATTCTGGCACCTTTATCTGCAAGGGTCGCCAAGAGGAGGAGAGCCGTACGGAGCTTCATGTGCTGGGAGACCGGGCCTACTGCAAAGCTCTGG GGTCGTCGTATTCCCAGATTCTGATCCCGCTGCTGGGCGCTGGGCTGGTACTGGGCCTTGGAGTATTGGGCTGGGCCTGCTGGCGGCGCAG GCGCTCGCCCCCTCATCCGCCTGAACCAACCCCCAGATTTG TTCCACTCGTGAAAGCAGAGCCCCAGAGgccagaagaggaggaagagcccAAGATGCCAGGGGACCTGGATCAGGAGCCG AGCCTGCTCTACGCAGACCTGGATCATATGGCCCTCAGAAGTTCCAGCCGACTGTCCCCAGTGGTCCCTGCTGATGCCTCCACCATCTATGCTGTTGTAGTTTGA
- the DDAH2 gene encoding putative hydrolase DDAH2, giving the protein MGTPGEGLGRCSHALIRGVPESLASGEGAAAGLPALDLAKAQREHGVLGGKLRQRLGLQLVELPPEESLPLGPLLGDTAVIQGDTALITRPWSPARRPEVDGVRKALQDLGLRIVEMGDENATLDGTDVLFTGREFFVGLSKWTNHRGAEIVADTFRDFAVSTVPVTSTSHLRGLCGMGGPRTVVAGSSEAAQKAVRAMAVLTDHPYASLTLPDDAAADCLFLRPGQPGLPPFLLHRGGGDLPNSQEALQKLSDVTLVPVSCSELEKAGAGLSSLCLVLSTRPHN; this is encoded by the exons ATGGGGAcgccaggggaggggctgggccgcTGCTCCCATGCCCTGATCCGGGGGGTCCCGGAGAGCCTGGCGTCGGGGGAGGGTGCAGCAGCTGGCCTCCCAGCTCTGGACCTAGCCAAAGCTCAGAGGGAACATGGGGTGCTGGGGGGTAAGCTGAGGCAGCGATTGGGGCTGCAACTAGTAGAACTGCCTCCTGAAGAGTCGCTGCCGCTGGGACCGCTGCTCGGTGACACCGCCGTGATCCAAGGGGATACGGCTCTAATCACGCGGCCCTGGAGCCCCGCCCGCAGGCCGGAG GTCGATGGAGTCCGCAAAGCCCTCCAGGACCTGGGGCTCCGAATTGTGGAGATGGGGGACGAGAACGCAACGCTGGATGGCACTGATGTTCTCTTCACCG GCCGGGAGTTTTTCGTAGGCCTCTCCAAGTGGACCAATCACCGAGGAGCTGAGATCGTGGCGGACACGTTCCGG GACTTTGCCGTCTCCACGGTGCCCGTCACAAGCACCTCCCACCTGCGTGGCCTCTGCGGTATGGGGGGACCCCGCACCGTGGTGGCGGGTTCCAGCGAAGCTGCCCAAAAAGCCGTCAGG GCAATGGCAGTGTTGACTGATCACCCCTATGCCTCCCTGACCCTCCCGGATGACGCAGCAGCTGACTGTCTCTTTCTGCGTCCTGGGCAGCCCGGcctgccccctttcctcctgcacCGGGGAGGCGGGGACCTGCCCAACAGCCAAGAG GCACTGCAGAAGCTCTCTGACGTCACCCTCGTACCTGTGTCCTGTTCAGAACTGGAGAAGGCCGGCGCTGGGCTCAGTTCCCTCTGCCTGGTGCTCAGCACACGCCCCCACAACTGA
- the CLIC1 gene encoding chloride intracellular channel protein 1 — protein MAEEQPQVELFVKAGSDGAKIGNCPFSQRLFMVLWLKGVTFNVTTVDTKRRTETVQKLCPGGQLPFLLYGTEVHTDTNKIEEFLEAVLCPPRYPKLAALNPESNTAGLDIFAKFSAYIKNSNPALNDNLEKGLLKALKVLDNYLTSPLPDEVDETSAEDEGISQRKFLDGNELTLADCNLLPKLHIVQVVCKKYRGFSIPDVFRGVHRYLRNAYAREEFASTCPDDEEIELAYEQVAKALK, from the exons ATGGCTGAAGAACAACCGCAGGTCGAATTGTTCGTGAAG GCTGGCAGTGATGGGGCCAAGATTGGAAACTGCCCCTTCTCCCAGAGACTATTCATGGTGCTCTGGCTCAAAGGAGTCACCTTCAATGTCACCACTGTTGACACCAAGAG GCGGACTGAGACGGTACAGAAGCTGTGCCCAGGAGGGCAGCTCCCTTTCCTGCTGTATGGCACTGAAGTGCACACAGATACCAACAAGATTGAGGAATTTCTGGAGGCAGTGCTGTGCCCTCCCAG GTACCCCAAGCTGGCAGCTCTGAACCCTGAATCCAACACAGCTGGGCTGGACATATTTGCCAAATTCTCTGCCTACATTAAGAATTCAAACCCAGCACTCAATGACA ACCTGGAGAAGGGGCTCCTGAAAGCCCTGAAAGTATTAGACAATTACCTGACATCCCCCCTCCCAGATGAAGTAGATGAGACCAGTGCTGAGGATGAGGGGATCTCTCAGAGGAAATTTCTGGATGGCAATGAGCTCACTCTGGCTGACTGCAATCTGTTGCCCAAGCTCCACATAGTACAG GTGGTATGTAAGAAGTACCGGGGATTCTCCATTCCGGATGTGTTTCGTGGAGTGCATCGATACCTGCGCAATGCCTATGCTAGGGAAGAGTTTGCTTCCACCTGTCCAGATGATGAGGAAATCGAGCTGGCCTATGAGCAAGTGGCCAAGGCCCTCAAATAA